The nucleotide window AAAGCCGTGAAAAACCCTCCTCACCGTCAGTCAGCACCACCTCGAAACGATCCCCCGTGGCAGCGCTTCCCAAACCGGCGGACAGCATCTCCCCCATCCCGGCGCCCGCCGCACCGTGATCCTCGCCACCATGGGCCAGCCCCGGCTGCACTCTCAGCAACAGGCACATCACCATCCATAGCAGGCTCAACCCCAGGCGCATCACGTGCTTCCCCCTTGCCGATCGACTATCATGGTGGACATCCTAACGGAAACCGGTCACCCGAAAATGGCGAAGTTGTCACAAAAGTATGGCGGAGCGAGGGTTACGATTCCGGATCCTGCACAGCGCGGCGTGACGGTACCGACAGCGAAAGGAATAGTCCCGGGGGTGCCCCCCGGACCCCCTGGGGTTGGAAGGTCAACGGCGAAAGGAAAAGTCCCAGGGGTGCCCCCTGGACCCCTTGGGGTTGGAAGGTCAACGGCGAAAGGAAAAGTCCCAGGGCGCTGCCCTGGACCCGTCGGGGGGGATAATCCCCCCCGAACCCCCATATATCATAGATTCGAGTGAAGCAGCCCATGGAAAGCGCGATTCTGGTGGTGGAAGACAATCGGGAGATCCGGGAACTGGTGGTGCGCTATCTGGGCGAACACGCTTTCCGCGCCGTGGGCGTGGCCGACGGACGGGCCATGCGCACCCTGATGGAGCGGGAGAAGATCGATCTGATCGTGCTGGATGTCATGCTGCCGCAAGAAGATGGCCTCTCCCTGTGCCGCACCTTGCGGGAACACTCCCGCATCCCCATCATCCTGCTGACCGCACTGGGAGAGCACAGCGACCGCATCGTCGGCCTGGAAATGGGCGCGGACGACTATCTGACCAAACCCTTCGATCCCCGAGAACTGGTGGCCCGCATCAAGGCGGTGTTGCGCCGCTGTCAGGGAGAGCCGGAAAAACCCCGCCCCGGCAAGACCACCCGCATCCGCTTCGCCGGATGGACCCTGCATCTGACCCGACGGGAACTGGTCGATGCGGAGGGCCTGGTGGAACCGTTGAGCGCCGGGGAATGCGACCTGTTGCTGGCCTTTCTGCATCAGCCCAACCAGATATTGAGCCGGGAACGACTCCTGGATCTGGCCCACGGCAAAGCCGCAGAGCAGTACGACCGCAGCATCGACACCCAGGTGATGCGCCTGCGCCGCAAAATCGAGGAGGATCCCAAGGATCCAAAACTCATCAAAACCGTCTGGGGCGGCGGCTACCTGTTCAGCGCCGAGGTCACTCCGCTATGAAAAACCCCTTCCCCTTGAGCCTGGCAAGCCGCATCCTGCTCATCCTGCTGGGCGGACTCACCTTTTCCCACCTGTTGAGCATCCTGGTCTTCACCAGCGAAAAGCTGGAACCGTTGGTTCTCACCAACGAGGAACAGGTTCTGGAGCGCATGGCCACGGTCACCCGCCTGCTGTTGCAACTCCCCCCCACCCTGCGGGAACCGGTTCTGGCCACGCTGAACCACAGCGGACTCCATGTTGAAACCCTGCGCCACACCCCGGAAGCGACTCCCCGATCTTCCGGGAACAACCCCGGCCTGCAACGGCTGCTGGCGGAAAAGATCGGCTCGGATCGCATCCTGGTGGAATCGGTCAACCTCGCCGATATCGACTGGAACCATCGCCACGGCAACCTGCACCGCCTCTTTTTCGCCTTGGAGATGACTCTCATCCGCACCATGCACGACATGGTTATGGACCGGGTGCTTTCGGCACAGGTGCGGCTTCCCGACGGAGACCGGCTGATCATGGTCACCCGTCCGGAGGAAAACCATGTGCCGCTGTTCCGCCACGCCACCCTCTCCGTCACCATCATGACCGGGGGGATCCTGCTCTTTTCGCTGCTCATCGCCCGGAATCTGACCGCTCCGCTGCAGCGCATCGCCCAGGCGGCGGATCAGATGGGGCGGGATATCCATACCCCGCCCCTGGAAGAGAAGGGGGCTCGCGAAGTGGTCAGCGTGGCCCGCGCCTTCAACCGTATGAACCGCAACATCCGGGATTTCGTGGCGGAGCGGCTGCGTCTTCTGGCCGCCATCTCCCACGATCTGCGCACCCCCCTGACCAAGCTCAAGCTGATGGCGGAATTCGTGGGCGACGAGACATTGCGCGGGCGCATGGTGGCCACCCTGGACGAGATGGAGGTCATGCTGTCGGCCACCCTCTCCATGGCCCGGGACGCGGCTCGGGCCGAAGCCAAGCAGAAGGTCAATCTGAGCGGGTTGTTGCAGGCCATCTGCGAAGATCTGCAGGATGCCGGACACACGGTTTCCTGGCGGGAGACGGAAAAACGGCCCTGCCACTGCCGTCCGCTGGCCATGAAGCGGGCCCTGACCAATCTGATTCACAATGCGGTGATCTACGGCGGTTCGGCGCGGGTCTGTCTGGAACGGCGTGGGGAGCAACTGCTCATCGACATCCGGGATCCCGGAGCGGGCATCCCGGAAAGCGAGTGGGAAAACGTCTTCAAACCGTTTCTGCGCCTGGAGCCCTCCCGCAGCCCGGACACGGGCGGAGTGGGTCTGGGACTCTCCATCGCCGCCTCGATCCTGAAGGACCACGACGGAACCATCCAGTTCGCCCATCCCCCGGAGGGAGGCTTTCTGACGAGGGTGGTGTTGCCGGACTATCCGGCAAACGGATGAGGGAGTTACCAAACCCCCTCGGTCAAGTATGAATACATCTTCAATCTGTATCT belongs to Magnetococcales bacterium and includes:
- a CDS encoding response regulator; translated protein: MESAILVVEDNREIRELVVRYLGEHAFRAVGVADGRAMRTLMEREKIDLIVLDVMLPQEDGLSLCRTLREHSRIPIILLTALGEHSDRIVGLEMGADDYLTKPFDPRELVARIKAVLRRCQGEPEKPRPGKTTRIRFAGWTLHLTRRELVDAEGLVEPLSAGECDLLLAFLHQPNQILSRERLLDLAHGKAAEQYDRSIDTQVMRLRRKIEEDPKDPKLIKTVWGGGYLFSAEVTPL
- a CDS encoding HAMP domain-containing protein, producing the protein MKNPFPLSLASRILLILLGGLTFSHLLSILVFTSEKLEPLVLTNEEQVLERMATVTRLLLQLPPTLREPVLATLNHSGLHVETLRHTPEATPRSSGNNPGLQRLLAEKIGSDRILVESVNLADIDWNHRHGNLHRLFFALEMTLIRTMHDMVMDRVLSAQVRLPDGDRLIMVTRPEENHVPLFRHATLSVTIMTGGILLFSLLIARNLTAPLQRIAQAADQMGRDIHTPPLEEKGAREVVSVARAFNRMNRNIRDFVAERLRLLAAISHDLRTPLTKLKLMAEFVGDETLRGRMVATLDEMEVMLSATLSMARDAARAEAKQKVNLSGLLQAICEDLQDAGHTVSWRETEKRPCHCRPLAMKRALTNLIHNAVIYGGSARVCLERRGEQLLIDIRDPGAGIPESEWENVFKPFLRLEPSRSPDTGGVGLGLSIAASILKDHDGTIQFAHPPEGGFLTRVVLPDYPANG